One Solea solea chromosome 5, fSolSol10.1, whole genome shotgun sequence genomic window carries:
- the LOC131459152 gene encoding plakophilin-3-like isoform X1 gives MSVVLVDSACLLSALQPNSSCTAYALPSDGPSPDPAARARRVQEQVRRRLQENKKSSSLTRLDEPLSGSTDFYFPETKNLVHHHGFSSRSMGYTPSRVMAVPTVPLLSSGFSSHSAVESSYNTNHKRSSAVQSSFQTSSRRSKSQCQAEHEWLPPEVSSVPLTAPPSGSLRRSLSGTLAQDRSFWQEEPVSQSTYKGPSHRTISRIANRQQQQQESWQGTSRAVPAGGNSWGTQWQQHVSRAGTYQIPLKRTPSVRSVRSVGKGVDVLDGASIHSNDALAEMQGLDMVTAVRYLSEPDVALHVLGAAFIQHQCYHSNEAKNQVRVLHGIPALVQLFTSDNQEVQRYATGATRNLIYENADNKMALIDAGGLTCLIGVLSEPDEELRKIITGVLWNLSSRDNLKEKLCRDALAELTDNVLIPLSNSLPLSPSERDIFYNTTGCFRNLSSVNERTRQKMRDMRGLVDSLVSYIQHEDAAEDKGLENCLCVMRNLSYQLYTELPPSVRLRLEGPTRASASRNMDAISCFPLYSKKHTQCKQNLSVLSEVSRQPKGSEWLWHPRIVTLYKKVLLDSDSSATCREAAVGALQNITTGDTWWSSVLTAVVTEQEKMLSVLLDLLDSSSDTELRPLTGLLRNLSRHSSNKDHMAKTMVNIIVSKLPCDGLQKTPSSEVVSNLCGVLNHLVTCSSLAARDITYFNGLSKLVGIKTFHDHSPGRVKAARAASTVLYNMFQYNKLHKHYKLCRRTPGPGQGLRSRSRSWIETWLLCLRLVLSTVSQRR, from the exons ATGAGTGTGGTCCTCGTGGACAGCGCGTGTCTCCTCTCCGCCCTGCAGCCGAACTCCTCCTGCACCGCGTACGCGCTGCCCTCGGACGGTCCGAGTCCGGACCCGGCGGCCAGAGCCCGGAGAGTCCAGGAGCAGGTCCGGAGGAGGCTGCAGGAGAACAAGAAGTCCAGCTCCCTGACCAGACTGGACGAGCCGCTGTCCGGATCCACag atttttattttcctgagaCCAAGAACCTGGTCCACCATCATGGTTTTAGTTCCAGATCCATGGGTTACACACCCAGCCGTGTCATGGCC GTCCCCACAGTTCCTCTCCTGTCCTCGGGTTTCTCGTCTCACTCTGCCGTGGAAAGCAGTTACAACACAAACCACAAGAGAAGCAGCGCAGTGCAGAGCAGCTTCCAGACCAGCAGCAGGCGCTCTAAGTCCCAGTGCCAGGCCGAGCACGAATGGCTTCCTCCAGAGGTCTCCTCTGTGCCGCTCACAGCGCCGCCCTCAGGCAGTCTGCGGCGCAGCCTCAGTGGGACGCTGGCTCAGGACAGAAGTTTCTGGCAGGAGGAGCCAGTGTCACAGTCCACCTACAAAGGCCCCTCCCACCGCACCATCAGCCGCATCGCCAAccgtcaacagcagcagcaggagagctGGCAGGGGACGAGCAGGGCCGTCCCTGCTGGGGGGAACAGCTGGGGGACTCAGTGGCAGCAGCACGTGTCCAGGGCGGGGACATACCAGATCCCCCTCAAACGCACGCCGTCTGTCCGCAGTGTGAGGAGCGTCGGGAAAGGAGTGGACGTCCTGGACGGAGCATCCATACACAGCAACGACGCTCTGGCAGA gatgcAGGGTCTGGACATGGTCACAGCGGTCAGATATCTCTCTGAACCGGATGTTGCTCTGCACGTTCTTGGAGCTGCGTTCATTCAACACCAGTGTTACCATAGCAACGAAGCCAAAAACcag GTCCGGGTTCTGCACGGTATCCCGGCTCTGGTTCAGCTCTTCACCAGTGACAACCAGGAAGTGCAGCGCTATGCCACCGGTGCCACACGGAACCTCATCTACGAAAACGCCGACAACAAAATGGCGCTCATAGACGCTGGAGGACTGACGTGTCTCATCGGTGTCCTCAGTGAACCTGACGAGGAACTTCGGAAGATCATCACAG GTGTCCTGTGGAATCTGTCCTCCAGAGACAACCTGAAGGAAAAGCTGTGTCGAGACGCTTTAGCCGAGCTGACGGACAACGTCCTGATTCCTCTGTCCAACAGTCTCCCACTGTCCCCGTCTGAGAGAGACATCTTCTACAACACCACTGGCTGCTTCAG gaactTGAGCTCAGTAAATGAAAGGACGAGACAGAAGATGAGAGACATGCGAGGCCTGGTGGACTCTCTGGTGTCTTACATCCAACACGAGGACGCAGCAGAGGACAAG ggtCTGGAGAATTGTCTGTGTGTCATGAGGAATCTGTCGTATCAGCTCTACACGGAGCTTCCTCCATCTGTGCGTCTGCGTCTGGAGGGACCGACCCGAGCGTCTGCCTCCAGGAACATGGACGCCATCAGCTGTTTCCCTCTGTACAGCAAGAAACACACTCAg TGTAAACAGAACCTCAGCGTTCTCTCTGAAGTGTCCCGTCAGCCCAAAGGTTCTGAGTGGCTCTGGCACCCGAGGATTGTGACGCTGTACAAGAAGGTTCTTCTGGACTCAGACAGCAGCGCCACCTGCAGGGAGGCTGCTGTAGGAGCTCTGCAGAACATCACCACAGGAGACACCTGG tggtcaTCAGTACTGACCGCTGTGGTCACAGAGCAGGAGAAGATGTTGTCCGTCCTCCTCGATCTCTTAGACTCCAGCAGTGACACAGAGCTCCGACCTTTGACCGGTCTGCTGAGAAATCTGTCCAGACACTCGTCCAACAAAGACCACATGG CGAAGACCATGGTGAACATCATTGTGTCCAAGCTGCCGTGTGATGGACTCCAGAAGACACCGTCCAGCGAGGTGGTGTCCAACCTGTGTGGAGTCCTCAATCACCTGGTCACCTGCAGCTCTCTGGCCGCGCGAGACATCACTTATTTCAACGGCCTGTCCAAGCTGGTGGGCATCAAGACCTTCCACGACCACAG TCCTGGGAGAGTGAAAGCAGCGAGAGCCGCCTCCACCGTGCTCTACAACATGTTTCAGTACAACAAGCTGCACAAACACTACAAACTG
- the LOC131459153 gene encoding CD81 antigen-like — protein sequence MGVEGCTKCIKYLLFFFNFIFWLTGGVILGVALWLRHDPKTSNLLELEFEGAQAPSTFYISVHILIAVGAVMMVVGFLGCYGAIQESQCLLGTFFACLVILFACEVAAGIWGFMHKDTVSKEMINFYDSVYDKGMTDGLSMDKNKEQAAATVLKVFHETLSCCGKGQGTAILTSITDGLGITDICPKNQLQTSCHKRIEELFSDKIYLIGIAALVVAVIMIFEMIFSMVLCCGIRNSPVY from the exons ATGGGAGTGGAAGGCTGCACCAAATGCATCAAATATCTGCTTTTCTTCTTCAACTTCATCTTCTGG ctgaCAGGGGGCGTGATCCTGGGCGTGGCCCTGTGGTTGAGACATGACCCCAAGACGAGCAACCTGCTGGAGCTGGAGTTTGAAGGAGCTCAAGCTCCCAGCACCTTCTACATCA gtgttCACATCCTGATTGCAGTCGGTGCAGTGATGATGGTCGTCGGTTTCCTTGGTTGTTATGGTGCCATCCAGGAGTCGCAGTGTCTGCTGGGAACT TTCTTCGCCTGTCTCGTCATCCTGTTTGCCTGTGAAGTTGCTGCAGGGATCTGGGGCTTCATGCACAAAGACACT GTGTCGAAGGAGATGATCAACTTCTACGACTCTGTTTACGACAAAGGAATGACGGACGGTCTCTCCATGGACAAGAACAAGGAACAAGCTGCTGCCACTGTGCTCAAGGTGTTCCACGAGACG ctgAGCTGCTGTGGTAAAGGTCAGGGAACGGCCATTCTGACCAGCATCACTGACGGACTCGGAATAACGGACATCTGCCCCAAAAACCAGCTCCAGACC AGTTGCCACAAGAGGATCGAGGAGCTCTTCTCGGACAAGATCTACCTGATCGGTATCGCCGCCCTGGTGGTTGCTGTAATCATG ATCTTTGAGATGATCTTCAGTATGGTTTTGTGCTGCGGGATCCGTAACAGCCCCGTCTACTAA
- the LOC131459152 gene encoding plakophilin-3-like isoform X2: MSVVLVDSACLLSALQPNSSCTAYALPSDGPSPDPAARARRVQEQVRRRLQENKKSSSLTRLDEPLSGSTDFYFPETKNLVHHHGFSSRSMGYTPSRVMAVPTVPLLSSGFSSHSAVESSYNTNHKRSSAVQSSFQTSSRRSKSQCQAEHEWLPPEVSSVPLTAPPSGSLRRSLSGTLAQDRSFWQEEPVSQSTYKGPSHRTISRIANRQQQQQESWQGTSRAVPAGGNSWGTQWQQHVSRAGTYQIPLKRTPSVRSVRSVGKGVDVLDGASIHSNDALAEMQGLDMVTAVRYLSEPDVALHVLGAAFIQHQCYHSNEAKNQVRVLHGIPALVQLFTSDNQEVQRYATGATRNLIYENADNKMALIDAGGLTCLIGVLSEPDEELRKIITGVLWNLSSRDNLKEKLCRDALAELTDNVLIPLSNSLPLSPSERDIFYNTTGCFRNLSSVNERTRQKMRDMRGLVDSLVSYIQHEDAAEDKGLENCLCVMRNLSYQLYTELPPSVRLRLEGPTRASASRNMDAISCFPLYSKKHTQCKQNLSVLSEVSRQPKGSEWLWHPRIVTLYKKVLLDSDSSATCREAAVGALQNITTGDTWWSSVLTAVVTEQEKMLSVLLDLLDSSSDTELRPLTGLLRNLSRHSSNKDHMAKTMVNIIVSKLPCDGLQKTPSSEVVSNLCGVLNHLVTCSSLAARDITYFNGLSKLVGIKTFHDHSPGRVKAARAASTVLYNMFQYNKLHKHYKLKGFSRKDFTDASM; this comes from the exons ATGAGTGTGGTCCTCGTGGACAGCGCGTGTCTCCTCTCCGCCCTGCAGCCGAACTCCTCCTGCACCGCGTACGCGCTGCCCTCGGACGGTCCGAGTCCGGACCCGGCGGCCAGAGCCCGGAGAGTCCAGGAGCAGGTCCGGAGGAGGCTGCAGGAGAACAAGAAGTCCAGCTCCCTGACCAGACTGGACGAGCCGCTGTCCGGATCCACag atttttattttcctgagaCCAAGAACCTGGTCCACCATCATGGTTTTAGTTCCAGATCCATGGGTTACACACCCAGCCGTGTCATGGCC GTCCCCACAGTTCCTCTCCTGTCCTCGGGTTTCTCGTCTCACTCTGCCGTGGAAAGCAGTTACAACACAAACCACAAGAGAAGCAGCGCAGTGCAGAGCAGCTTCCAGACCAGCAGCAGGCGCTCTAAGTCCCAGTGCCAGGCCGAGCACGAATGGCTTCCTCCAGAGGTCTCCTCTGTGCCGCTCACAGCGCCGCCCTCAGGCAGTCTGCGGCGCAGCCTCAGTGGGACGCTGGCTCAGGACAGAAGTTTCTGGCAGGAGGAGCCAGTGTCACAGTCCACCTACAAAGGCCCCTCCCACCGCACCATCAGCCGCATCGCCAAccgtcaacagcagcagcaggagagctGGCAGGGGACGAGCAGGGCCGTCCCTGCTGGGGGGAACAGCTGGGGGACTCAGTGGCAGCAGCACGTGTCCAGGGCGGGGACATACCAGATCCCCCTCAAACGCACGCCGTCTGTCCGCAGTGTGAGGAGCGTCGGGAAAGGAGTGGACGTCCTGGACGGAGCATCCATACACAGCAACGACGCTCTGGCAGA gatgcAGGGTCTGGACATGGTCACAGCGGTCAGATATCTCTCTGAACCGGATGTTGCTCTGCACGTTCTTGGAGCTGCGTTCATTCAACACCAGTGTTACCATAGCAACGAAGCCAAAAACcag GTCCGGGTTCTGCACGGTATCCCGGCTCTGGTTCAGCTCTTCACCAGTGACAACCAGGAAGTGCAGCGCTATGCCACCGGTGCCACACGGAACCTCATCTACGAAAACGCCGACAACAAAATGGCGCTCATAGACGCTGGAGGACTGACGTGTCTCATCGGTGTCCTCAGTGAACCTGACGAGGAACTTCGGAAGATCATCACAG GTGTCCTGTGGAATCTGTCCTCCAGAGACAACCTGAAGGAAAAGCTGTGTCGAGACGCTTTAGCCGAGCTGACGGACAACGTCCTGATTCCTCTGTCCAACAGTCTCCCACTGTCCCCGTCTGAGAGAGACATCTTCTACAACACCACTGGCTGCTTCAG gaactTGAGCTCAGTAAATGAAAGGACGAGACAGAAGATGAGAGACATGCGAGGCCTGGTGGACTCTCTGGTGTCTTACATCCAACACGAGGACGCAGCAGAGGACAAG ggtCTGGAGAATTGTCTGTGTGTCATGAGGAATCTGTCGTATCAGCTCTACACGGAGCTTCCTCCATCTGTGCGTCTGCGTCTGGAGGGACCGACCCGAGCGTCTGCCTCCAGGAACATGGACGCCATCAGCTGTTTCCCTCTGTACAGCAAGAAACACACTCAg TGTAAACAGAACCTCAGCGTTCTCTCTGAAGTGTCCCGTCAGCCCAAAGGTTCTGAGTGGCTCTGGCACCCGAGGATTGTGACGCTGTACAAGAAGGTTCTTCTGGACTCAGACAGCAGCGCCACCTGCAGGGAGGCTGCTGTAGGAGCTCTGCAGAACATCACCACAGGAGACACCTGG tggtcaTCAGTACTGACCGCTGTGGTCACAGAGCAGGAGAAGATGTTGTCCGTCCTCCTCGATCTCTTAGACTCCAGCAGTGACACAGAGCTCCGACCTTTGACCGGTCTGCTGAGAAATCTGTCCAGACACTCGTCCAACAAAGACCACATGG CGAAGACCATGGTGAACATCATTGTGTCCAAGCTGCCGTGTGATGGACTCCAGAAGACACCGTCCAGCGAGGTGGTGTCCAACCTGTGTGGAGTCCTCAATCACCTGGTCACCTGCAGCTCTCTGGCCGCGCGAGACATCACTTATTTCAACGGCCTGTCCAAGCTGGTGGGCATCAAGACCTTCCACGACCACAG TCCTGGGAGAGTGAAAGCAGCGAGAGCCGCCTCCACCGTGCTCTACAACATGTTTCAGTACAACAAGCTGCACAAACACTACAAACTG